From Nilaparvata lugens isolate BPH chromosome 7, ASM1435652v1, whole genome shotgun sequence, one genomic window encodes:
- the LOC120352238 gene encoding uncharacterized protein LOC120352238, translating into MNTQARAVWKCDSCKQDKNNPGQSSDINLKQFSSDIVENLRKEITDLKTFFTSKLDDLQTKLESINTKTDTIKTQIDTLTQEHNSLKLNFNNLEKENLENKKHVQRLEKEIHDLQQYTRKDNVEIVGIPETQGENLLAVMDAVAKSLKVEFKKDDLSIIHRMPTAKGSTSIVAKFCSRQKKMQWITAARHKKGIKTTDVCDKLPPSNVYVNEHLSPYYKGLLGKAKNLKKDKKLAYVWVRDCKVFVKKTESSRTKRIMSDEDLIVFQ; encoded by the coding sequence atgaacaCTCAAGCAAGAGCCGTGTGGAAATGTGATAGTTGTAAGCAGGACAAAAACAATCCAGGTCAGTCATCGGACATTAACTTGAAACAATTTTCCTCTGATATAGTAGAAAATTTACGAAAAGAAATAACCGATTTGAAAACATTCTTCACCTCGAAATTGGATGACCTACAAACCAAACTAGAATCTATCAACACCAAAACAGACActataaaaacacaaatagacaCTCTCACACAAGAACACAATAGCTTGAAACTCAACTTTAACAACCTTGAGAAAGAAAACttggaaaataaaaaacatgttcagagactagagaaagaaataCATGACTTGCAGCAATATACCAGGAAAGACAATGTTGAAATTGTAGGTATCCCCGAAACCCAGGGTGAGAATTTACTGGCCGTCATGGATGCCGTCGCAAAATCGTTGAAGGTGGAGTTTAAAAAGGACGACCTATCCATTATCCATCGGATGCCAACCGCAAAAGGATCCACTTCCATAGTGGCTAAATTCTGCTCCAGACAGAAGAAGATGCAATGGATCACCGCTGCGCGTCATAAGAAAGGCATCAAAACAACCGATGTGTGCGACAAGCTGCCTCCTTCAAATGTCTACGTAAATGAACACCTCTCTCCCTACTACAAAGGACTACTAGGCAAAGCGAAAAATCttaaaaaagataaaaaacTAGCCTATGTCTGGGTTCGTGACTGTAAAGTTTTCGTGAAAAAAACTGAAAGTTCTCGCACAAAAAGAATCATGAGCGATGAGGACTTAATAGTATTTCAGTAA